The following coding sequences are from one Arvicanthis niloticus isolate mArvNil1 chromosome 14, mArvNil1.pat.X, whole genome shotgun sequence window:
- the Dsc3 gene encoding desmocollin-3 isoform X2: MAVPVLRSLLLTLWVFSFVGEACKKVTLHVPSTLEADKIIGRVSLKECLSSADGITPSDPDFRVLDDGSVYPTRAVVLSDEKRSFTIQLSDSKMQTQKEITVILEHKKKVLKKRHTKETVLRRAKRRWAPIPCSMQENSLGPFPLFLQQVQSDAAQNYTIFYSISGRGADQEPLNWFYIERDTGNLYCTRPVDREEYDVFDLIAYASTADGYSADLPLPLPIRVEDENDNHPLFTEAVYNFEVPESSRLGTVVGTVCATDRDEPDTMHTRLKYSILEQSPPSPGLFNVHPDTGVITTVSHYLDREVVDKYKLIMKVQDMNGQFFGLISTSTCIITVQDSNDNAPTFRQNAYETAVEENTYNVEVLRIPVDDKDMVSSANWKANFTILKGNEKGWFKITTDPATNEGVLCVVKPLDYEENRQVTLEIGVNNEAPFIRDVANRIPTMNRAVVTVHVRDQNEGPECKPPEQYVRIKENSAVGSKINGYKAYDPETKNSNGLRYKKLQDPKDWVSIEEISGLLTISKILDRETMAPRNDLYNITVMAIDQEGKSCTGTLAVNIEDMNDNAPEIIQDYIVICKPKMGYTDISAVDPDEPIHGPPFQFNLANSPPEVNRIWTLNQVNDTAARLSYQKTADVQIYNIPVTVKDRAGQSATKTLRVNLCDCTHPSQCLARSRSAGATLGKWAILAILLGIALLFSVLLTLVCGVVTTKKGKHFPEDLAQQNLIISNTEAPGDDRVCSANGFTTHTANNSSQNFCGTMGSGMRNGGQETIEMMKGHQTLDSCRVAGHHHTLDSYRGGNMETDNCRYTYSEWHSFTQPRLGEDSIRGHTG; this comes from the exons TTAGTTTGAAAGAGTGTCTCAGCTCGGCTGATGGCATCACGCCAAGTGATCCTGATTTCAGAGTTCTAGATGACGGATCAGTTTATCCCACCAGAGCTGTTGTATTGTCTGATGAGAAAAGATCATTTACCATTCAGCTTTCTGATTCAAAGATGCAAACACAGAAAGAGATCACTGTAATCCTGGAGCACAAGAAGAAG GTACTGAAGAAAAGACACACTAAGGAAACTGTCCTCAGGAGAGCCAAGAGAAGATGGGCACCCATTCCCTGTTCGATGCAAGAAAATTCCTTGGGTCCTTTCCCATTGTTTCTTCAACAG GTTCAATCTGATGCAGCTCAGAACTACACCATCTTCTACTCAATAAGTGGGCGTGGTGCTGACCAGGAACCATTGAATTGGTTTTACATCGAGAGAGACACTGGGAATCTATATTGTACTCGGCCTGTGGATCGTGAAGAATATGATGTTTTTGAT TTGATCGCCTATGCATCCACTGCAGATGGATATTCAGCAGATTTACCTCTCCCACTGCCCATCAGAGTAGAGGACGAAAATGACAATCATCCTCTTTTTACAGAAGCAGTTTATAATTTTGAAGTTCCAGAAAGCAGTAGACTTG GTACTGTAGTGGGAACGGTTTGTGCCACGGATAGAGATGAGCCTGACACAATGCACACACGCCTCAAGTACAGCATCTTGGAGCAGAGCCCACCATCACCTGGGCTCTTTAATGTGCACCCCGACACCGGCGTCATCACCACTGTGTCTCACTACCTGGACAGAGAG GTTGTAGACAAGTACAAACTGATAATGAAAGTCCAGGATATGAACGGCCAATTTTTTGGACTAATCAGTACATCGACTTGTATCATCACTGTGCAGGATTCCAATGACAATGCGCCCACGTTCAGACAAAATGCC TATGAAACTGCTGTGGAGGAAAATACATACAATGTCGAAGTCTTGCGCATACCTGTAGATGATAAGGACATGGTTAGCAGTGCCAACTGGAAGGCAAATTTCACCAtcttaaaaggaaatgaaaaaggcTGGTTCAAAATCACAACAGACCCAGCGACAAACGAGGGTGTTCTGTGTGTTGTGAAG CCACTGGATTATGAAGAAAATCGTCAAGTGACCTTAGAGATTGGTGTGAACAACGAAGCTCCATTCATTAGAGATGTTGCAAACCGAATACCCACCATGAACCGGGCCGTGGTTACAGTTCATGTGAGGGATCAGAATGAGGGACCAGAATGCAAGCCCCCTGAGCAATACGTGCGCATCAAAGAGAACTCAGCAGTTGGGTCTAAGATCAACGGCTACAAGGCCTACGACCCTGAAACCAAGAATAGCAATGGCTTAAG gTACAAAAAATTGCAGGATCCTAAAGACTGGGTCAGCATTGAAGAAATTTCAGGGTTGCTCACCATATCAAAAATCCTAGACAGAGAAACCATGGCTCCCAGAAATGACTTATACAATATTACAGTCATGGCAATTGACCAAG AGGGTAAATCATGCACAGGAACACTTGCAGTGAACATTGAGGATATGAATGACAACGCACCAGAGATAATTCAAGATTATATTGTCATCTGCAAGCCAAAGATGGGATATACAGACATTTCAGCTGTGGATCCTGATGAACCCATCCATGGCCCTCCCTTTCAGTTCAACTTGGCAAACTCTCCTCCAGAAGTTAACAGAATCTGGACCCTCAACCAAGTTAATG ataCAGCTGCCCGCCTGTCTTATCAGAAAACTGCGGATGTTCAAATATACAACATTCCTGTTACCGTAAAAGACAGAGCAGGCCAATCTGCAACCAAAACCTTGAGAGTGAACCTGTGCGATTGTACTCATCCCAGCCAATGTCTGGCCAGATCAAGGAGTGCGGGAGCCACCCTGGGGAAGTGGGCCATCCTTGCCATCTTGCTGGGCATTGCTCTGCTATTTT CGGTACTGCTAACTTTAGTATGTGGAGTTGTTACTAccaaaaaaggaaagcatttcccTGAAGATTTAGCACAGCAAAACTTAATTATATCAAATACTGAAGCACCAGGGGATGACAGAGTG TGCTCTGCCAATGGGTTCACCACTCACACTGCCAACAACTCCAGCCAAAACTTCTGTGGCACAATGGGGTCAGGAATGAGGAATGGTGGGCAGGAGACCATTGAGATGATGAAAGGACACCAGACCCTGGATTCCTGCCGTGTGGCTGGACATCACCACACTCTGGATTCCTACAGGGGAGGAAACATGGAGACTGACAACTGCAGATACACTTACTCCGAGTGGCACAGTTTCACACAGCCGCGACTTGGTGAG GACTCCATTAGAGGACACACTggttaa
- the Dsc3 gene encoding desmocollin-3 isoform X1: MAVPVLRSLLLTLWVFSFVGEACKKVTLHVPSTLEADKIIGRVSLKECLSSADGITPSDPDFRVLDDGSVYPTRAVVLSDEKRSFTIQLSDSKMQTQKEITVILEHKKKVLKKRHTKETVLRRAKRRWAPIPCSMQENSLGPFPLFLQQVQSDAAQNYTIFYSISGRGADQEPLNWFYIERDTGNLYCTRPVDREEYDVFDLIAYASTADGYSADLPLPLPIRVEDENDNHPLFTEAVYNFEVPESSRLGTVVGTVCATDRDEPDTMHTRLKYSILEQSPPSPGLFNVHPDTGVITTVSHYLDREVVDKYKLIMKVQDMNGQFFGLISTSTCIITVQDSNDNAPTFRQNAYETAVEENTYNVEVLRIPVDDKDMVSSANWKANFTILKGNEKGWFKITTDPATNEGVLCVVKPLDYEENRQVTLEIGVNNEAPFIRDVANRIPTMNRAVVTVHVRDQNEGPECKPPEQYVRIKENSAVGSKINGYKAYDPETKNSNGLRYKKLQDPKDWVSIEEISGLLTISKILDRETMAPRNDLYNITVMAIDQEGKSCTGTLAVNIEDMNDNAPEIIQDYIVICKPKMGYTDISAVDPDEPIHGPPFQFNLANSPPEVNRIWTLNQVNDTAARLSYQKTADVQIYNIPVTVKDRAGQSATKTLRVNLCDCTHPSQCLARSRSAGATLGKWAILAILLGIALLFSVLLTLVCGVVTTKKGKHFPEDLAQQNLIISNTEAPGDDRVCSANGFTTHTANNSSQNFCGTMGSGMRNGGQETIEMMKGHQTLDSCRVAGHHHTLDSYRGGNMETDNCRYTYSEWHSFTQPRLGEKLHVCNQNEEHIPSQDYVLTYNYEGRGSPAGSVGCCSEKQEEEGLDFLNNLEPKFLTLAETCTKR; encoded by the exons TTAGTTTGAAAGAGTGTCTCAGCTCGGCTGATGGCATCACGCCAAGTGATCCTGATTTCAGAGTTCTAGATGACGGATCAGTTTATCCCACCAGAGCTGTTGTATTGTCTGATGAGAAAAGATCATTTACCATTCAGCTTTCTGATTCAAAGATGCAAACACAGAAAGAGATCACTGTAATCCTGGAGCACAAGAAGAAG GTACTGAAGAAAAGACACACTAAGGAAACTGTCCTCAGGAGAGCCAAGAGAAGATGGGCACCCATTCCCTGTTCGATGCAAGAAAATTCCTTGGGTCCTTTCCCATTGTTTCTTCAACAG GTTCAATCTGATGCAGCTCAGAACTACACCATCTTCTACTCAATAAGTGGGCGTGGTGCTGACCAGGAACCATTGAATTGGTTTTACATCGAGAGAGACACTGGGAATCTATATTGTACTCGGCCTGTGGATCGTGAAGAATATGATGTTTTTGAT TTGATCGCCTATGCATCCACTGCAGATGGATATTCAGCAGATTTACCTCTCCCACTGCCCATCAGAGTAGAGGACGAAAATGACAATCATCCTCTTTTTACAGAAGCAGTTTATAATTTTGAAGTTCCAGAAAGCAGTAGACTTG GTACTGTAGTGGGAACGGTTTGTGCCACGGATAGAGATGAGCCTGACACAATGCACACACGCCTCAAGTACAGCATCTTGGAGCAGAGCCCACCATCACCTGGGCTCTTTAATGTGCACCCCGACACCGGCGTCATCACCACTGTGTCTCACTACCTGGACAGAGAG GTTGTAGACAAGTACAAACTGATAATGAAAGTCCAGGATATGAACGGCCAATTTTTTGGACTAATCAGTACATCGACTTGTATCATCACTGTGCAGGATTCCAATGACAATGCGCCCACGTTCAGACAAAATGCC TATGAAACTGCTGTGGAGGAAAATACATACAATGTCGAAGTCTTGCGCATACCTGTAGATGATAAGGACATGGTTAGCAGTGCCAACTGGAAGGCAAATTTCACCAtcttaaaaggaaatgaaaaaggcTGGTTCAAAATCACAACAGACCCAGCGACAAACGAGGGTGTTCTGTGTGTTGTGAAG CCACTGGATTATGAAGAAAATCGTCAAGTGACCTTAGAGATTGGTGTGAACAACGAAGCTCCATTCATTAGAGATGTTGCAAACCGAATACCCACCATGAACCGGGCCGTGGTTACAGTTCATGTGAGGGATCAGAATGAGGGACCAGAATGCAAGCCCCCTGAGCAATACGTGCGCATCAAAGAGAACTCAGCAGTTGGGTCTAAGATCAACGGCTACAAGGCCTACGACCCTGAAACCAAGAATAGCAATGGCTTAAG gTACAAAAAATTGCAGGATCCTAAAGACTGGGTCAGCATTGAAGAAATTTCAGGGTTGCTCACCATATCAAAAATCCTAGACAGAGAAACCATGGCTCCCAGAAATGACTTATACAATATTACAGTCATGGCAATTGACCAAG AGGGTAAATCATGCACAGGAACACTTGCAGTGAACATTGAGGATATGAATGACAACGCACCAGAGATAATTCAAGATTATATTGTCATCTGCAAGCCAAAGATGGGATATACAGACATTTCAGCTGTGGATCCTGATGAACCCATCCATGGCCCTCCCTTTCAGTTCAACTTGGCAAACTCTCCTCCAGAAGTTAACAGAATCTGGACCCTCAACCAAGTTAATG ataCAGCTGCCCGCCTGTCTTATCAGAAAACTGCGGATGTTCAAATATACAACATTCCTGTTACCGTAAAAGACAGAGCAGGCCAATCTGCAACCAAAACCTTGAGAGTGAACCTGTGCGATTGTACTCATCCCAGCCAATGTCTGGCCAGATCAAGGAGTGCGGGAGCCACCCTGGGGAAGTGGGCCATCCTTGCCATCTTGCTGGGCATTGCTCTGCTATTTT CGGTACTGCTAACTTTAGTATGTGGAGTTGTTACTAccaaaaaaggaaagcatttcccTGAAGATTTAGCACAGCAAAACTTAATTATATCAAATACTGAAGCACCAGGGGATGACAGAGTG TGCTCTGCCAATGGGTTCACCACTCACACTGCCAACAACTCCAGCCAAAACTTCTGTGGCACAATGGGGTCAGGAATGAGGAATGGTGGGCAGGAGACCATTGAGATGATGAAAGGACACCAGACCCTGGATTCCTGCCGTGTGGCTGGACATCACCACACTCTGGATTCCTACAGGGGAGGAAACATGGAGACTGACAACTGCAGATACACTTACTCCGAGTGGCACAGTTTCACACAGCCGCGACTTGGTGAG AAATTGCATGTGTGTAATCAGAACGAAGAACACATCCCGTCCCAAGACTATGTCCTCACCTATAACTACGAAGGCAGGGGATCTCCAGCTGGCTCTGTGGGCTGCTGCAGcgaaaagcaggaagaagagggacTCGATTTTTTAAACAACTTGGAACCCAAATTTCTTACATTGGCAGAAACGTGCACCAAGAGATAA